The Hyperthermus butylicus DSM 5456 genome includes a region encoding these proteins:
- the cysS gene encoding cysteine--tRNA ligase: MQNYPVLSYIELPPIRVRNTFGGKLEEFKPLRPGLVRMYVCGPTVYDYTHLGHARTYVAFDAIKRYLRLRGYNVYHVQNITDIDDKIINRAREEGKDWREIVETYAKDYFEGLRALRIKIDMHPRVTSHIREIIEFIEGLIDKGYAYVAPSGSVYFEVDKYPDYGRLSGRFHPEEWRQEEDVLKEKKNPYDFALWKAWKPGEPYWEAPWGRGRPGWHIECSVMASRYLGDQFDIHGGGQDLIFPHHENERAQSEAYFGKKPWVRYWLHTGYLTIRGEKMSKSLGNIIPLREALKKWSPETLRLWILSAHYRTQLDFSEESLEQAKANLRRLRGALQGLQRIIEEVDPQSRLGDSEAKLVNTVLTLYKEFHEAMSNDFNTSRALAAALKLVKTVNAEILPAENYTAAILAYRTLLEFNEVFAVLDDIVYGVAQQAQKLVGKLVDLIVKVRAELRARKMYELADNIRAELGELGIKLYDYPGGKTTWRFEEG; this comes from the coding sequence GTGCAGAACTACCCCGTACTAAGCTACATAGAACTACCTCCCATACGGGTCCGTAACACATTTGGAGGTAAACTTGAGGAGTTTAAGCCCCTAAGGCCCGGCTTAGTGCGCATGTATGTCTGCGGCCCAACAGTCTACGACTACACACACCTCGGCCATGCTAGAACCTACGTGGCATTCGATGCCATCAAGAGGTATCTGAGGTTAAGAGGCTACAATGTCTACCATGTACAGAACATAACAGATATCGATGACAAGATTATCAACCGAGCACGTGAGGAGGGTAAGGACTGGCGCGAGATAGTCGAGACATACGCTAAGGACTACTTTGAGGGGCTCCGCGCGCTCCGCATAAAGATAGACATGCATCCCCGCGTCACTAGCCATATACGCGAGATAATAGAGTTCATAGAAGGTCTCATAGACAAGGGCTACGCCTACGTAGCGCCAAGCGGCAGCGTATACTTCGAGGTAGACAAGTATCCAGACTATGGAAGGCTTAGCGGTCGCTTCCACCCCGAGGAGTGGCGCCAGGAGGAGGACGTGCTAAAGGAGAAGAAGAACCCATACGACTTCGCTCTCTGGAAGGCGTGGAAGCCGGGCGAGCCATACTGGGAGGCGCCCTGGGGCCGGGGGAGGCCGGGCTGGCACATAGAGTGCAGCGTAATGGCATCAAGGTATCTTGGAGACCAATTCGACATACATGGTGGCGGCCAGGACCTCATATTCCCGCACCACGAGAACGAGCGAGCCCAGAGCGAGGCATACTTTGGCAAGAAGCCCTGGGTGAGATACTGGCTGCACACGGGCTACCTCACAATACGCGGCGAAAAAATGAGCAAGAGTCTAGGCAACATTATACCGCTAAGAGAGGCGTTGAAGAAGTGGAGCCCCGAGACGCTCCGCCTCTGGATACTAAGCGCCCACTATAGAACACAGTTAGACTTCTCTGAGGAATCGCTAGAGCAGGCAAAAGCAAACCTCCGAAGGCTGCGTGGGGCCCTACAAGGCCTACAGAGGATCATCGAGGAGGTAGACCCCCAGTCAAGGCTAGGTGATAGCGAAGCAAAGCTTGTCAACACAGTGCTGACGCTCTACAAGGAGTTCCACGAGGCCATGAGCAATGACTTCAATACTTCCCGCGCGCTAGCAGCAGCGCTAAAGCTCGTAAAGACTGTTAACGCCGAAATTCTGCCAGCAGAAAACTATACAGCAGCCATCCTAGCCTACAGGACACTACTAGAGTTCAACGAGGTATTCGCAGTGCTCGACGACATTGTATATGGTGTAGCTCAACAAGCCCAAAAGCTGGTCGGTAAGCTCGTAGACCTCATAGTTAAGGTCAGAGCCGAGCTTAGGGCGAGAAAGATGTACGAGCTGGCAGACAACATTCGGGCAGAACTCGGAGAGCTAGGCATAAAGCTCTATGATTATCCTGGAGGCAAAACTACTTGGAGATTTGAGGAAGGCTAA
- a CDS encoding radical SAM protein, with protein sequence MKLPARLEALQKLKARLAETLEAKLEPRERETARRDHHAYRRPRPCGMTIHTGVGCNVGCLYCYVPDMGFPLKPRPYPLNGLQLVYALVLNPYFVPGPDGTLLAFGSVTEPLLPETVEQTIEYLRHTRNYLGNPQQLSTKLVVQGELFERFTEALEPRANILITITTISKAHILEPRAPPPMERFEFARMLVERGINVTLFLRPIIPGVTDRELDAILSAAARAGVRTIVPGSLRVTPGIIRRLRASRIVDMAEIERRLPRKPRSSRDQVAIRETDLKNLVARKARAYGLRVLPSSCSANIRSHGLACHACIWGPCGNPKLLPRLVEEEVAEAAELLGCRKPRVRISGFRVLVRCGSRLEAKTRNIIQSWLETLTKRTVTVIAPGLRGKGYEAYEED encoded by the coding sequence GTGAAGCTGCCGGCGAGGCTGGAAGCGCTACAGAAGCTTAAGGCGAGGCTTGCTGAGACGCTGGAAGCTAAGCTCGAACCTAGAGAACGCGAGACTGCAAGACGGGACCACCATGCATACCGTAGGCCCCGACCATGCGGCATGACTATTCATACCGGCGTGGGCTGTAATGTGGGCTGCCTTTACTGCTACGTACCCGACATGGGATTTCCGCTTAAGCCTAGACCATACCCTCTCAACGGCCTACAGTTGGTTTACGCACTAGTCCTCAATCCATACTTTGTACCCGGCCCCGACGGTACTCTGCTAGCCTTCGGCTCTGTAACCGAGCCACTGCTACCTGAAACCGTAGAGCAAACCATAGAGTATCTACGGCATACACGCAACTACCTTGGAAACCCACAACAGCTTTCAACAAAACTCGTGGTTCAGGGAGAGCTTTTTGAGAGGTTCACCGAAGCACTAGAGCCGAGAGCAAACATACTCATAACCATTACTACGATCTCGAAGGCGCATATCCTCGAGCCTAGAGCACCACCACCTATGGAGAGGTTTGAGTTTGCACGCATGCTCGTAGAGCGAGGTATTAATGTAACTCTCTTCCTGCGCCCTATAATACCTGGTGTGACTGATAGGGAGCTTGATGCGATACTATCGGCTGCAGCCAGGGCAGGAGTACGCACCATTGTTCCAGGCAGTCTCCGTGTAACACCAGGAATCATACGTAGGCTCCGAGCCTCTCGCATCGTCGACATGGCTGAGATCGAGAGGAGGCTGCCAAGGAAGCCCCGCAGTAGCCGCGACCAGGTTGCGATACGCGAAACGGACCTGAAGAACCTCGTGGCCCGTAAAGCTAGGGCTTACGGGCTAAGGGTTCTGCCCAGTAGCTGCTCAGCAAACATAAGGTCCCATGGCCTTGCATGCCATGCATGCATCTGGGGCCCTTGTGGTAATCCGAAATTACTCCCGCGACTCGTGGAGGAGGAGGTTGCTGAGGCTGCAGAGCTTCTGGGCTGCAGAAAGCCCCGTGTGAGGATCTCTGGATTCCGGGTGCTAGTCCGGTGCGGCTCAAGGCTTGAGGCAAAGACGAGGAATATAATCCAGTCGTGGCTTGAAACTCTGACAAAGAGGACTGTAACTGTTATAGCTCCCGGCCTACGTGGCAAGGGGTATGAGGCGTATGAGGAGGACTAG
- a CDS encoding ATP-binding protein: protein MSRQQPGEVVGFTIDNATPSIVRFVSTNPPPIGDYVVVESPEGYVLGLVERVGTKSMTLAFMSTAFDPRLIERLGDELRGDVYFECIARLLGRLEDLKLPRLPPLPGARVYKAPRAVLEKVFGGKEPYYIRLGVLASRPDVQVNVNVNMLVTRHTAILAITGAGKSNTVAVIVDRLVRIGGTVVILDFHGEYLASNLGGGRVNIIEPRLNPRHLSIAELMTLLGIEHRFYNQERVLRKALRRLEQRSVHTKGFLDELAEELEKLGTSRREEVTAINAVINKIESVKDRYSDILDDEAADIVARIRPGYANVVDLSRLDRDAIDVTASHLLRKVLWERKLHKLGVKSRLPYPILIVVEEAHILAPKDEDTLSKYWLARIAREGRKFGVGLMLVSQRPKTLDPDILSQANNLIVLRIVEPSDQRYIQAASESLTDDLVEQLPALNTGEAIVIGPLIRVPALVKIDKYPGPLGGSDIDVVAEWQNHMSQESEAEESTIEDVLSNLM, encoded by the coding sequence TTGAGCCGCCAGCAGCCAGGAGAGGTGGTCGGCTTCACCATTGATAATGCTACACCAAGTATTGTCCGCTTCGTTTCGACGAATCCACCCCCAATTGGAGACTATGTTGTTGTCGAGTCTCCCGAAGGCTATGTACTAGGTCTCGTAGAACGCGTTGGAACGAAGAGTATGACACTTGCATTCATGTCTACAGCTTTCGACCCACGACTCATTGAGAGACTCGGCGATGAACTGAGAGGCGACGTTTACTTTGAATGCATCGCAAGACTGCTAGGCAGACTTGAGGATTTGAAATTACCGCGGCTACCACCGCTTCCAGGTGCACGTGTGTATAAAGCGCCAAGAGCAGTTCTTGAGAAGGTGTTTGGGGGCAAGGAGCCCTACTACATTAGGCTCGGTGTTCTCGCCTCCAGACCCGACGTACAAGTTAACGTGAATGTAAACATGCTTGTTACTAGGCATACCGCCATACTAGCCATAACTGGTGCTGGCAAGAGTAACACAGTAGCAGTTATTGTTGACAGGCTTGTAAGGATAGGCGGAACAGTAGTAATCCTAGACTTTCACGGCGAGTACCTAGCCTCAAACCTTGGAGGGGGAAGGGTAAATATTATCGAGCCACGGCTTAACCCACGCCACTTATCCATAGCTGAGCTTATGACGCTACTGGGCATAGAGCACAGGTTCTATAACCAGGAGCGTGTTCTCCGCAAGGCTCTGCGCAGGCTCGAACAGCGCAGCGTACACACCAAGGGCTTCCTTGACGAGCTTGCTGAGGAGCTGGAGAAGCTCGGTACTAGCCGAAGAGAGGAGGTCACGGCCATAAACGCAGTCATAAACAAGATTGAGAGCGTAAAGGACCGCTATAGCGACATACTTGACGACGAGGCTGCGGACATAGTTGCAAGGATTAGACCAGGTTATGCAAACGTTGTTGACCTGAGTAGGCTTGACCGGGACGCCATAGACGTTACCGCGAGCCATTTACTGCGAAAGGTGCTATGGGAGAGAAAGCTACACAAACTCGGCGTGAAGAGTAGATTACCATACCCTATCCTCATAGTAGTTGAGGAGGCGCACATACTAGCGCCAAAGGATGAAGACACCTTGTCGAAGTACTGGCTGGCAAGGATAGCTAGGGAAGGGAGGAAATTCGGAGTAGGCCTCATGCTTGTAAGCCAGCGCCCCAAAACACTTGACCCGGATATTCTTAGCCAGGCGAATAACCTTATAGTGCTTCGGATTGTCGAACCAAGCGACCAGCGCTACATACAAGCCGCAAGCGAATCCCTTACCGATGACCTTGTTGAACAGCTTCCAGCGCTAAACACGGGCGAGGCAATAGTAATAGGGCCCCTCATCCGCGTCCCGGCGCTGGTTAAGATAGACAAGTACCCAGGTCCTCTCGGCGGCAGCGATATAGACGTTGTGGCCGAGTGGCAGAACCATATGAGCCAGGAATCCGAGGCCGAAGAGTCCACAATAGAAGATGTACTATCAAACCTCATGTAG
- a CDS encoding THUMP domain-containing protein, which translates to MTGEQAGRYRLFNLVIAYEPGTHREDDAIRLLRSIIPGFRVFDVAQFLILGKVYGNPYQAVQAAAEKLSEDDPILRMIPVDYNTPPYVESVAPLIAELIRERAKPGDTFAVRLEGYLYSRETERKLHKREAIEAIAENIDLPVDLDNPRILVLVKVVRLTRSLSYAAVTVAPPCTIYSRHHGGGVCRVEWPPA; encoded by the coding sequence GTGACAGGCGAGCAGGCTGGACGGTACCGTCTATTCAACCTAGTCATAGCCTATGAGCCTGGCACACATCGGGAGGATGATGCTATACGGCTTCTCCGGAGCATCATACCGGGCTTCCGGGTATTTGACGTAGCACAGTTCCTCATACTCGGGAAGGTCTATGGAAACCCTTACCAGGCTGTACAAGCTGCTGCAGAAAAGCTTTCAGAGGATGACCCCATACTCCGCATGATACCTGTTGATTACAACACGCCACCCTACGTGGAGTCTGTCGCTCCTCTCATCGCAGAACTCATCCGGGAGAGAGCTAAGCCTGGCGACACGTTTGCAGTGAGGCTTGAGGGCTATCTCTACAGCAGGGAGACTGAGAGAAAGCTCCACAAGAGGGAAGCCATAGAAGCGATAGCAGAGAACATAGATCTACCCGTAGACCTGGACAATCCGAGGATACTCGTGCTTGTAAAGGTTGTAAGGCTAACCCGCTCACTAAGCTATGCAGCTGTAACAGTTGCGCCACCCTGCACCATCTACTCGAGGCACCATGGCGGAGGCGTCTGTAGGGTAGAGTGGCCCCCAGCCTAG
- a CDS encoding DNA repair exonuclease, producing MTEADYSVEHLHLLHVSDTHLGYRQYGIIEREMDFYQVFEEVIDIAIREHVDAVIHTGDLFDSTRPPAQAIRAAIRALKKLRGHGIPFIVLAGDHDTPKRANLSPLTELDEVGLAYTIGAIGDKPTTIQIDTRHGRLLVSGIRSQKGLHARKHLLDAFKQLVPRDRSTVNILLLHQALREVAPNYEVELGELPKGFSYYALGHIHLYREFRLGDAAVVYPGSPEVLRIDEAREQPQRYVVLVEVDQRSTKSLERIRLEMPRPIVYKEIIYQGLAEFKSLLVELREKLAKMAAKGVKKPLLYMYVKRLPRGSKTDIYTLVERILGSYILDYKLNIETVIENVPKTVQSAAATINIENILRELLGNDELAQLAVKLIEILGGESEKHALKEAYSIVAQEFGLDREAGLL from the coding sequence ATGACGGAGGCTGACTATAGCGTGGAGCATCTACACTTGCTTCACGTGTCTGATACTCATCTTGGCTACCGACAGTACGGCATTATAGAGCGAGAAATGGACTTCTACCAGGTGTTCGAGGAGGTAATCGATATAGCAATCCGCGAACATGTAGATGCAGTCATACATACTGGCGACCTATTTGACTCTACAAGGCCACCAGCACAAGCCATAAGGGCTGCAATAAGAGCGCTTAAGAAACTAAGAGGACATGGTATACCCTTCATAGTTCTCGCGGGTGACCACGACACTCCTAAGCGTGCAAACCTCTCACCCCTCACCGAGCTCGATGAGGTCGGGCTGGCATACACTATAGGAGCCATCGGAGATAAGCCGACAACCATACAAATTGATACAAGACATGGTCGCTTACTTGTTAGCGGTATAAGGAGCCAGAAGGGACTCCATGCCAGGAAACATTTGCTTGATGCGTTTAAACAGCTTGTCCCCCGCGATAGGAGCACTGTGAACATACTCTTGCTCCACCAGGCTCTCCGCGAGGTCGCCCCCAACTACGAGGTTGAACTGGGCGAACTTCCCAAGGGATTCTCATACTACGCGCTAGGACACATACATCTCTACCGCGAGTTTAGGCTAGGAGATGCTGCAGTGGTATACCCTGGCTCGCCCGAAGTCCTAAGGATTGATGAGGCTCGCGAACAGCCTCAGCGCTATGTTGTACTCGTAGAGGTAGACCAACGTTCAACAAAATCACTTGAAAGAATAAGGCTGGAGATGCCAAGGCCCATAGTTTACAAGGAGATCATCTATCAAGGCCTTGCCGAGTTTAAGAGCTTGCTCGTGGAGCTTCGGGAGAAGCTTGCAAAGATGGCAGCTAAGGGAGTGAAGAAGCCTCTACTATACATGTACGTGAAGCGGTTACCAAGGGGCTCGAAGACAGATATCTACACACTCGTCGAGAGGATTCTGGGAAGCTACATCCTAGACTACAAGCTTAACATTGAGACAGTGATAGAGAATGTGCCGAAGACTGTGCAGAGTGCAGCCGCCACTATAAACATTGAGAATATACTCCGGGAGCTTCTCGGAAACGACGAGCTAGCACAGCTAGCAGTAAAACTCATTGAAATCCTTGGAGGCGAGTCCGAGAAGCATGCGCTCAAGGAGGCCTACAGTATTGTTGCGCAAGAGTTTGGCCTTGATAGGGAGGCTGGTCTACTATGA
- a CDS encoding SAM-dependent methyltransferase has product MTLFGFNYDYQPSVPWVPTRNEVIEYLVTVLRPKPGDVVYDIGCGDGRVAVTIASKFPHVRVRCVELRRDLVERARKLAEEQGVRGLVDIVEADFFKVDLRDANIVYMYLLTSVNQKLRPKLEHELRIGTLLVSLDFPIPGWNPVATIELERSWQRVFYIYVRGVSDIGTASEAMEEALRSALRRLDLEAARRKGANIVISLPQISK; this is encoded by the coding sequence TTGACGCTATTTGGCTTCAACTACGATTACCAACCATCTGTGCCGTGGGTTCCGACACGCAACGAGGTTATAGAGTACCTCGTAACAGTGCTTCGGCCAAAACCTGGCGACGTCGTATATGATATCGGCTGCGGGGATGGCAGGGTAGCAGTGACGATAGCATCAAAGTTTCCCCACGTGAGGGTTAGGTGCGTAGAGCTACGTCGCGACCTTGTGGAGAGGGCTAGGAAGCTTGCCGAGGAGCAGGGCGTTAGGGGGCTAGTTGATATTGTTGAGGCTGACTTCTTCAAGGTAGACCTAAGGGATGCAAACATAGTATACATGTATCTTTTGACTAGTGTTAATCAGAAGTTGAGGCCAAAGCTCGAACACGAGCTTAGGATTGGCACTCTTTTAGTATCGCTAGACTTTCCGATACCTGGCTGGAACCCAGTTGCAACCATTGAACTTGAGAGGTCTTGGCAAAGGGTATTCTACATCTATGTGCGCGGAGTCTCGGATATAGGCACAGCCAGTGAAGCTATGGAAGAGGCCCTGAGGAGCGCACTTAGGAGACTCGACCTTGAAGCCGCTAGGAGAAAGGGGGCAAATATAGTTATTAGCCTTCCTCAAATCTCCAAGTAG
- a CDS encoding TIGR00304 family membrane protein, whose amino-acid sequence MEFTPAKLVPVGIALIFIGVLLVFLGIFLSAFRAGGKTEYGGIVFIGPIPIIFGSNSDMVKIAVIGGIVLMALAVLLMLLPYLLARHVALPPTR is encoded by the coding sequence TTGGAGTTTACGCCGGCCAAGTTAGTGCCCGTAGGCATAGCCTTAATCTTCATAGGCGTCCTACTAGTGTTTCTTGGCATCTTCCTCTCAGCGTTCAGAGCTGGCGGCAAGACGGAGTATGGTGGCATAGTATTTATAGGCCCTATACCGATAATCTTTGGGTCGAACAGTGATATGGTTAAGATAGCTGTTATAGGCGGCATAGTGTTAATGGCACTTGCAGTACTGTTAATGCTCCTTCCCTACTTGCTAGCTAGACATGTAGCACTACCACCTACACGGTAG